The sequence below is a genomic window from Pseudorca crassidens isolate mPseCra1 chromosome 20, mPseCra1.hap1, whole genome shotgun sequence.
CTCCATGAAAGGTCTTGTCTGCCCCATGCCCTCCAAGAGAGCGAGGACCCTGGCTGCAGCCTGCCTCCCCCCATGGCTCTGGGCCCTGCTGGCTGAGGCCTCCTACCTTGAGATACAGAGCTCCCTTCGAGGCCAGGCTGTCGGAGGACCGCCCGTTGGGGTAACAGTGATAGGCCACGTCCATGATGGGGTAGCGGCTGGCAAAGAAGAGGCCGCTGTTGAGACACTTGAAGCTGCAGCAGCCATGGCAGCCGTAGACTCCGACATCATAGAGGATGTACTCGAAGTAGCCGTGCAGCTGGTCTTTCAACTTGGCGGCCGCCCGCTTGTCAAACACCTCCTGCAGGCATAGGAAGTCCAGGTTGGCAGGAAAGAAGGCTGAGACCTCGTGGTCAAAGGCCTCGTCCGGGTGGCGCCTCCTGCGCACGGCTGCCTTCTTCGCCACCGAGGACTTGTACGGGAGCTTGCTGTTGGCGCCCGGCTCCCCACCGCTGCCGTCAGCCCCGGCCCGCGCCTTCACCAGTGACTCCCTGGAGGCCGAGGGGCTGCCCAGGCTCCCCGAGTCCCCATCCCGCTGACTCTGGTTGGGCGTCTGGCCCCGTGGGCCCCCACCAGCCCCGTTCCTGGCCTGGCCCCCAGAAGGGGGGTCGACGGCTTCAGGGGGCCGGCCCCCCTCGTCGCCACTGATGCGCACGATGCAGGCGTCCTCAAGGCTGCCACCTTCAGCTGGGTCCCCGGAGGCCAGGCCATTGGCAGCCTCGTCGCTAGGGTGACGCCCACCGTATTCCACAGAGGCCGTCCTCTTAATGCTCCCAGGGACGGCCCGGGCCACGCCATCACTGCCCTGCGGTGACACCAGGCTGCTGAAGCTGGCCGCGCTGATGGAGGTGTTGGTGGGTGAGTCGATGTAGATTTTGATCTGGGGCCTACTGGCCCCATTGCGGATTCTCTGGCCGATTTCTTTGGCCCGGGCTTGGGTGTTGAAAACGTTGTTGAGCCTAGCCAGCGAGTCCGGGAGGAGGCAGAGGTTGGCAGTGGCGAAGCAGAAGCTTTTGCCAGGACCTGTACCCTTCCATTCACTGTGCAGGGCCGCCCCGCTGGCTGGGCCCTTGTCCTCCAGCCGGGAGTAGACGTAGGGCCGGCGGGCCGACTGCAGGGTGGACCAGAGGAGGAACCCAAGGAGCGCAAAGGGCAGCGAGGCGACCAGGAGGGCCAGGTAGACGGGCGTGAAGAGCACGGTGCAGAGCAGCTGGAGGTAGCACGGGTCATCTGCCCGCTGGCGCTTCTCGTAGGTGGTGGGTATGAAGGAGGCCAGGAGCCGGTCCGCCAGCCAGTAGCATGGGAAGATGAGGGCCCAGGACACGGCGTGCAGGGCGGACAGACAGCTGTTGGGAAAGGGGGTCGTGTACAAAACCATTGCAGCTCAGTGGGCGCCGCAGCCGGCCCTACTACATGATGTCCCTGGCGGTGCAGGCACTTTCCTGGGCGGGGCGGGCGAGTGGGGGGCGGCCGGAGGAGGGTCACGTGCTGGTGAGACACGACTGTGGATGGTCAGCGGCACATGTCGGCCAGCCAGTCATGGTTCCCCTCAGTGGGCCATGCTGGGCCACCAAAGGCTGCTGGAGAACCTGcaagacagaaagtgaggggtcTTTTATTCATCTTTAGGGGGCCAGGTCGGATGCTGGGGTCGTTGCCCTGCTCACCCGACTCCTGCCTCCTCTGACATGAGCAGGACTGTTCTGAGGACCAGGCCGGAGCTGGCAGGCTCACGTGGGGCGTTTGGGACCAGGAGCGGGCCTGGCATGCTGCATTTGCCTGTGTGTTTGGCTCTCTTCAAGGAAACTGCCTGGTGACCTGACTGCCTCTagctgacctttttttttttttttggctgcactgtgtggcttgtgggatcttagttccttgaccagggatcgaacctgggcccctggcattggaagctcagagtcctaaccactggaccaccagagaattccctaggTGACCATTTTGACTTTGTAAGCTAATTGCTTGGAAACTGGCCCAGGATTTGAGGAGCACAGTTTGTGGGCATGTAGGGCATGGCGGGTCCTAGAGGATGCCTGGGCCTGACACTGGCCTGGAGCAGCCTGAAGCCCGTCAGGAGCCAGGGGTGTGTTTAGAACAGGCGAGGGGTAAGCCTGAGAGGAGCCGCAGACACAGCCTCCTGTCACTGAGTGCCAAAAAGGGGCCAGGGGATCCTGGGGCAGAGGGCAGTGTGGCTGGCGGGGCCCCGGAGGGGAGAGTCCCTCCACAACCAGGCTCTCACTGTGCCCCAGCCTGCAGCATCAGACCGTCTCTGCCATCCCAGTCCTGCTGAGCCCCAGCAGAAAGTGCCTGACGAGGACCCAGGCACTGTGTGGGCCTTCCGAAGTTCTAGAATGATCAGAGTTACCCAGTTACAGGGGACCCTGATGGTCCCTGTGACCTTTGAAGAAGCTCCCTGGAGCTTTGAGGGTCTGGCCCAAGCTTCTCCCCTAAGCCCCCCCGCCACAcagccccagggcccagctgaGGCTCACAGCTGCCAGAATGAGTCCACTCCGGGTCCCCACCCTAGCCTGTGCGGGAGCTGCCATGGGTCTCAGAGCAGGCCCAGGGCCCCCGCCGGGAGAGGCCGCAGGTGCATTCATTGTACTGAACGTAGAATCAATAAAGACAAGGGTCTGGACTATTTACCCAGCCTCCAGGGACCAAGGGTGATCATTCTGTGGTGCAGCTGGTATAAACATAACGCAGAGTTTTTACGACCAGATCAGCTGGGGGACTCATTTCCTGTtgatgtctcacgggcccagccctgcTTCTGCCATGGCACCTTGGGGGTCTGTGTCCACAGGGCCGTCTGTCCTGGCCCCAcaccctctcttcctcctgccttcctggtCACCTCAGCCGGGACCTGGGTGCCATCTGGACTCTGCCTTCCCTCAGTCCTCACATCCTATCAGTCCCTCCTGCCCACCCAAGCCCCCGTGGAGCCCCTGTGCTGGTCCAGGACTGCATCACATGTCACCCACTTTCCCGGCCTCTTCCCCATCAGGCCATCCTCCACACGATGGCTGGAGAGACTCTGTTTAATCTGATCACATCACAGACGCCTCAGCCCCACTGAGGCCTTGCTCAGCACTTATTGGGCGTTGCGTCTCCCCAGCCAGGCCCACCCATGTCTGCAGCCCCAGCCCTCTTTGTGTTCACCTCCCAGTCTCCGGATGTGGTTTCCTGTCCACGCCTTGCTATTTTCTCTGCCCCTCGTCTAGCTCACCCTTCTTCTTCTAAGACTCAGCTTAGAAATCACCTCCTCAGACAAGCCCTTTTGTCCCCCTTGCCAGGTGGCTTAGGTTCCTTCTCTGGGGGCTCCCGTCCCCCTTGGGCATGGCCTGATCTCTGCAATTCTAGATCATAAACGCTCATGGGGTGAGGCTACCTCCCTGCAGAACTGGGGGCTTCTTGGAAGAAGGAGCTGCACTGAGGGCGCTGGGGTTCCCCGGGCTGCACCAGCAGCGGGATCTCAGGAAATGGGTGAGTGAACCTTGATCGATCTGCCTCACGGTGTAAGGAGGGGGAGTTTCAGTCACCCAGTCGCACTACTGCAGCCACCATCTGATGTCGGGGTGTGGTGCTCAACCTGGAACAGAGCTTAATGTCGGAAGATGAACTTAAGCCGGTGGCTGTGTCTGGTTCTGAAGAATGTGTTTCACAAAGATTTTACTTTCTTCAGAGGAAATCACTTTGAAGCAAACACAGGAAGGTTACGTTTCGAAGCAGGTGTGTCTACTCAGACCACAGCCATCTGACCAGGAGCCCCTCACTCAGGTATGAGCAACAAGGCTCACTGGTGGTGAGGCCAGAGAGCCGGCCCCAGTATCTTCCCTGCCACATGCTGTCCTGGAGCCTCAGACTCAGCCAGTGGCCTTCACCACCTCCCCCATACCCAGCCCGAATCCTGGCCTCTGAGGGCCAGACCCCGGGTCGGGGATGTCCTAACCCTGATGGCTTTGGTCCTGTGATTGGCTCTTTCAAGGGCCCTGTGAACTCAGGCCAGACTGGTGGGCTCGGGCCCCAAGACCAATTTCATAATGACAGTGGCTGAAATTGGAGGACTTGCTGCAAGTGTGCTGACCCTCTGTGCCATGATCTCCTCTAACCCCACAGCAGAGCTGTGTCACCTCTGTGGCTCAGGGCTCACAGCTCAGGCTTGGAGGGGCTGGTGGCTACCCAGGGAGGCCACACCTGCCATCTGACATACTcacttgttctttctttaaatcCCAGCAGTTTCATTTGAGTTTAACCTGGAGTTGGGGTGACAGCCCCCTCGCACTCCCACGTAGCCTGATGGGTTTGCCTTCCCCTCTCCCACGGCATACCGAGTGTACACCTACAGGAGCCAGCTGGCTCCAGGCTGGCTGCAGCAAGAGCTGCAAGAGAGGATGCAGCCGCCTGAACCATCTGGGCCCCCAGGAAGAGcctgcaggtcctgtccctgtgGGGTGGGGTGTCTGGAGCTGCCCCAGCTGCCAGGAGCACCTGCGGTTGGTACCAAGGTGTTCGGGGTTGGGGTCCAGGCCAGAATGGGGAGCCCTGGATGTCGCTCCAGTGTCAAAGAACAGACCCCCTCCCACgtctccctcccctttcctcttctctgtagTCTGAGGtcatcagcccagcccagccaacGCCAtcttcccctgccccacccagcaCCGTTCCCCTGTGCTCAGTCTCAGGCCACAGGCCCCAGACCCACAGTCTGCACCGCGGTCCGGAGGAGCTTCCGAAACAATCCGATTAGACTCTTTCTCCCTTTTGTGGTCTCATTGTTTCGGGGGACGAAGTCCAGTCTCCCAGTCTCTGTCTAGGGTCCTCTGTGTTCCTGCCCTCACTGGCCTCTTTCCCCACCCAGCCTCCACCTGGGCTCCTCCACCACCTCTGATGCCCACTGCTGTCTGACCTCCAGGCCCCTGCCGGGCTCTCTGCCTGAGACTCCTTTCCTGCCTTGTTTCCTATCAGCTTCTCCTTAACTCTTCAGGGCCCAGCTGATATGCCGCCTCCTggcggggtgggatgggggggcagGAGGGGTCTTCTTTGACCCACCCAGGGCTGCCTGTGACCCCCAAACCCTCTCCATGCTGTGCTGTCATCCTGGCAGGAACTGGAGTGGTTTAACATCTGGATCCCACAAACGGAACTCCATCAGGACTGTCTGGCTGAGCTCAGGGCGGGCCTGAGGAAGGAATGGGCCCTGCTGTGTCCAGGCTGAGAGGCTGGGAAGGTGGAGCGGGTGGGGCTGTCTGCCCTACAAGGAGCACTGTCACACTGTGTTAGGAGTCAGGCGTGGCCGAGCCCTGGCTGTGATGACAGCTCTGGAGAAAGGatttgggaggaaaggagagggtcTGTTCTATTCACGCCTTGCTGCCCTCCAAGCAGAACTGGCCTGTGTTCCGTGGGGTGGCCATAGCTCCGTTATGGGTCAGAGGTAAATGCAGCCTCACTTCATAAAAGGCTTCCTGAGATAAATCCTTAAACCTTCGGTTGTGTGTGGCTCATCCCCAACACTGGCTGATCAGGGTTAGGATCTGCTGGGACAGGGCTATTGGTTGGTGGTGAGTGTCCCTCTTCAGCTGCCCTGGGTCCTCCTCACTTCTGCTGTGGCCCCCAGTGCCGAACCCTTTTCGGCAagttccctccccagccctgactGCAGTGGTAGGTGTGACTTTTCTGCCTTCCCTGGGCTGGTCGTAGGAATGTTTTTTGTCCCCATTCAGGCATCGATGGATTTGAGGGGGCTGGCAGCCCAGAGGGCCGATG
It includes:
- the SMPD3 gene encoding sphingomyelin phosphodiesterase 3 isoform X1, whose product is MVLYTTPFPNSCLSALHAVSWALIFPCYWLADRLLASFIPTTYEKRQRADDPCYLQLLCTVLFTPVYLALLVASLPFALLGFLLWSTLQSARRPYVYSRLEDKGPASGAALHSEWKGTGPGKSFCFATANLCLLPDSLARLNNVFNTQARAKEIGQRIRNGASRPQIKIYIDSPTNTSISAASFSSLVSPQGSDGVARAVPGSIKRTASVEYGGRHPSDEAANGLASGDPAEGGSLEDACIVRISGDEGGRPPEAVDPPSGGQARNGAGGGPRGQTPNQSQRDGDSGSLGSPSASRESLVKARAGADGSGGEPGANSKLPYKSSVAKKAAVRRRRHPDEAFDHEVSAFFPANLDFLCLQEVFDKRAAAKLKDQLHGYFEYILYDVGVYGCHGCCSFKCLNSGLFFASRYPIMDVAYHCYPNGRSSDSLASKGALYLKVQVGNTPHDQRIVGYISCTHLHALPEDSDIRCEQLNMLQDWLADFRKSTSSSSAANPEELVAFDVVCGDFNFDNCSSDDKLEQQHSLFTRYKDPCRLGPGEEKPWAIGTLLDKDGLYDEEVCTPDNLQKVLESEEGRREYLAFPSSKSPGGGQKGRKELLKGNGRRIDYMLHGEEGLCPDWKAVSLGWAGLGIGDPSPAPLGSTELSSGNGTCPSRRPLGPMDPPTPLPSGRSGPGLSFTGCPLGLTGMFLLPPPRR
- the SMPD3 gene encoding sphingomyelin phosphodiesterase 3 isoform X2 is translated as MVLYTTPFPNSCLSALHAVSWALIFPCYWLADRLLASFIPTTYEKRQRADDPCYLQLLCTVLFTPVYLALLVASLPFALLGFLLWSTLQSARRPYVYSRLEDKGPASGAALHSEWKGTGPGKSFCFATANLCLLPDSLARLNNVFNTQARAKEIGQRIRNGASRPQIKIYIDSPTNTSISAASFSSLVSPQGSDGVARAVPGSIKRTASVEYGGRHPSDEAANGLASGDPAEGGSLEDACIVRISGDEGGRPPEAVDPPSGGQARNGAGGGPRGQTPNQSQRDGDSGSLGSPSASRESLVKARAGADGSGGEPGANSKLPYKSSVAKKAAVRRRRHPDEAFDHEVSAFFPANLDFLCLQEVFDKRAAAKLKDQLHGYFEYILYDVGVYGCHGCCSFKCLNSGLFFASRYPIMDVAYHCYPNGRSSDSLASKGALYLKVQVGNTPHDQRIVGYISCTHLHALPEDSDIRCEQLNMLQDWLADFRKSTSSSSAANPEELVAFDVVCGDFNFDNCSSDDKLEQQHSLFTRYKDPCRLGPGEEKPWAIGTLLDKDGLYDEEVCTPDNLQKVLESEEGRREYLAFPSSKSPGGGQKGRKELLKGNGRRIDYMLHGEEGLCPDWKAEVEEFSFITQLSGLTDHLPVAMRLMVSAGEEEA